Genomic window (Aquimarina sp. BL5):
CCGTTTATATTAGTGAATAGGCATTCTTATAATTAAAGCTTTTTAGTATATTGTGAACTGCATACAATGTTTATAAAATTAGTGTCCCCCAATGAATAAAAGACAACTCACCAAATTTGCAATCTATGCAATTGCTGTGCTTTGCGCGGCTCTTATCAATGAATTTGTAATTAAATATGTAAAAAAGCATATTCACGAACAAGGATATCTCTTGGTATTGATAGATATGCTAATTGTAGTATTAATTTTTGCTCCAGCTTTTGCTCTTGTATCTAAATACACAAAAAAGTTATCTAAAGCTTATCTTAAAACCTCAAAAAAAGTCTCCAGTAGTAAAAATGGTAACCTGTTAGGTTTTACTGTAGCGATTATTATTTTATTTATCCTTTTTGCTTATTTAAGACATAACATCAACGTAATTCAGGATTTAAAAAAGATGATTCCATAATCCATAATATTGTCAGTCTTAGTTCGTCGAAGACCATTGAGTCCTTAATTTTCAATTCCACTACAACACTTGTCCGCCTTTGGCGGAAGCTCAGTGTGATAAAAGAGAAAAATCGACGTAGCACTTAATGATTCTGATAACATAAATTAAACATCGCATATCATAATTCCTTCTTTTAGCGCTTCTAGACTATCCTCGTACGTAGGAATAAACTCTTGAGCCACATAACCTGTAAAACCATTTGCCACGATGGCTTTCATTATAGCAGGATAATTCAATTCTTGGGTATGATTAATCTCATGCCTTCCCGGAACACCTCCAGTATGATAATGAGCAATGTAATCTTTATACTTATTAATGGTAGCAATGATATCACCTTCCATAATTTGCATATGATAAACATCATATAACAACTTAAAGCTTGTTGAGCCTATTTTATCAACCAAAAGAACACCCCAAGGAGTAAGATCACATTGATAATCTTTATGATCAACTTTACTATTTAATAACTCCATAATTAAAGTAACACCATTCTTCTCTGCATGCTTCACCAAAGGATCCAATCCTTTTGCACAGTTTTCCAAACCTTTTTCTTCAGAAATACCATTACGATTCCCAGAAAAAACAATTACCTGATTTATTCCAGAATTAGATGCTTGAGAAATTAAGTTCTGATATTTAATTTGTAATTCTGAGTGATTTTTGGGATCATTAAACCCATTTGTAATACTTGCAAAAGTATCTGTTGCCAAAGAACAGCTTAGTCCTTGTTCAATAACAATTTTCCATTCTTCAGGTTTCAATAAATCTATTGCTTTAATTCCAATGGCTTTTGACTTTTTCGCAAATTCTTCCAAAGGAATATTCTGATAACACCATCGACATACTGAATGGTTAATGTTTCCCTTTAAATCATCTTGAAATGAATTCGAAATACTTTCGGATACTGATTGAGCCATCACTGTACTTCCAAAACCTATCGCTCCGATACCTAAAGATAAATTTTTAATGGCTTTTCTTCGATTTACTTTTGACATAGCACTTGAGTTATTTTTTAATGAATCACTAATTTAATTAATGATTTGTTAATTGTATTGTTAAAACACAAACAAACTTCTTATATTAGAACCAGAATTTCATAATTAATGAATTCTAAAGCTATAAATTTTTATAACCTATAGCAAGAATATCTTTCTTCCAGAACAAGAAGAAAACAGACAAACAAAACTACTATCAGAGCTTTCTAATAGTGCTTTAAAAGCCTATTAGAAACAGTTATTAAATTAATAGAATAAGACGAGAAAATTTCTCGTTTATATAACTATATATTGTCTGTAAATATAAACACATATGGAACAAGAACCACAATATGACGCAATTGTCGTAGGAACAGGAATTAGTGGTGGCTGGGCTGCCAAGGAACTTTGTGAAAAAGGACTTAAAACATTGGTATTAGAGCGTGGACGTATGGTCACACATATTGATGACTATACTACTGCTAATGATGATCCTTGGGATTACGAATTAAAAGGTGAACCCTCTAGATCTGAAATTGCCGAACAACCTAAACAACATCGTACGGGTTATGTAACGGCCAAAGCACATCGTCATTTCTTTGTTAATGATTTAAAACATCCTTACAATGAAACAAAACGTTTTGATTGGATAAGAGGCTATCACGTAGGAGGTCGATCTTTGATGTGGGGCAGACAAAGTTATAGATTATGTGATTTTGATTTTGAAGCCAATAAAAAAGAAGGAATCGCAGTAGATTGGCCGGTAAGATACAAGGACATTGCTCCTTGGTATGATAAGGTAGAAGAATTTATTGGTGTAAGCGGA
Coding sequences:
- a CDS encoding hydroxypyruvate isomerase family protein: MSKVNRRKAIKNLSLGIGAIGFGSTVMAQSVSESISNSFQDDLKGNINHSVCRWCYQNIPLEEFAKKSKAIGIKAIDLLKPEEWKIVIEQGLSCSLATDTFASITNGFNDPKNHSELQIKYQNLISQASNSGINQVIVFSGNRNGISEEKGLENCAKGLDPLVKHAEKNGVTLIMELLNSKVDHKDYQCDLTPWGVLLVDKIGSTSFKLLYDVYHMQIMEGDIIATINKYKDYIAHYHTGGVPGRHEINHTQELNYPAIMKAIVANGFTGYVAQEFIPTYEDSLEALKEGIMICDV